A portion of the Musa acuminata AAA Group cultivar baxijiao chromosome BXJ1-1, Cavendish_Baxijiao_AAA, whole genome shotgun sequence genome contains these proteins:
- the LOC135677225 gene encoding vicilin-like seed storage protein At2g18540 codes for MSRGGGRGCGRGCGRDCSSCSGERRRRKEGEGRGEGKEVAAAAVVAAAAMAGKEEEKKERKKKGKGRRGRREEEEKGLRLRRWQLQLWHGKRKRKGRRREREGEEEERKRRRGCGCGDGSCSCGREREKGKEEEEKGKERKKRGRGEGAAAAVMAAAAVAGKEEKERKKKRKGRRGRREEERKRRRGGSCGSGSCSWKRSRRGNRVAEEEEAAVVVAAAMAATATAAVAAGKERKGKGEKGAADGIAVAAAATAYAAVMSAREGRKEGSAVEGAAIVAAAAVVAAAFGKEKEGMRVRESR; via the coding sequence atgagcaggggaggagggagaggttgcggccgtggctgcggccgcgactgtagcagttgcagcggggagagaagaagaagaaaggaaggagaaggaagaggagaagggaaagaagtagctgcggctgcggttgtggcagctgcagctatggcagggaaagaggaagagaaaaaggaaaggaagaagaagggaaagggaaggagaggaagaagagaggaagaggagaaggggctacggctgcggcgatggcagctgcagctgtggcacggaaagagaaaaaggaaaggaagaagaagagaaagggaaggagaggaagaagagaggaagaggagaaggggctgcggctgcggcgatggcagctgcagctgtggcagggaaagagaaaaaggaaaggaagaagaagagaaagggaaggagaggaagaagagaggaagaggagaaggcgctgcggctgcggtgatggcagctgcagctgtggctgggaaagaagagaaggaaaggaagaagaagagaaagggaaggagaggaagaagagaggaagagaggaagaggagaaggggtggcagctgcggcagtggcagctgcagttggaagagaagtaggagaggaaatagagtagcagaggaagaagaggctgcggttgtggtggctgcggccatggctgcgactgcgactgcggcagttgcagctgggaaagaaaggaaaggaaagggggaaaaaggggctgcggacgggattgcggtcgcagcggcagcgactgcgtatgcagcagttatgtctgcgagagaagggaggaaggaaggtagtgcggtggaaggggctgcgattgtggcagcggcggcggttgtggcagctgcgtttgggaaagaaaaagaaggaatgagagtaagagagagcaggtga